Proteins encoded together in one Cryptococcus deuterogattii R265 chromosome 13, complete sequence window:
- a CDS encoding RNA-binding protein Musashi: MTEDIYKDDLYGDLDLEDLDASQLEELVEPPELDTAPTSTPAASNAAAAPSQPAITASSSTSAPVESGSQQYNHQPSYDATAPYQQGQQDSNFSQQQDGQDRIKPSDMPDEGKMFIGGLNWETTEAGLSEYMGQFGEIDACTIMRDPSGRSRGFAFLTYRDPASVTKVMAQTHHLDGKQIDPKRAIPRAEHERTAKVFVGGLAPSVTGESLKSFLCQFGQVMDATVMFDKETGRSKGFAFATFQDEESVGRAMAASGVELEGKQIEIKKAQPRGTAQGSKFGANMNPRFNQGTGFNGGMGGFGGGFDPSSVALMYQNMMKTGGNMMGGFDPSAMAMMYQNMMKSMGNAPAINPSLAMRNNAGGAAAGGAVGGAMPMGMGMPGMGGMGALGGMGGMGGMGGMGMGGMGMGGMGMGGMGGMGMGGGMNRMGNNRQIPNAPRGPAAMRGPGQQPMGGAVNAPQGGGPGAQRYSTQGNARARPY, translated from the exons ATGACTGAAGACATTTACAAGGACGATCTCTATGGTG ATCTCGATCTCGAGGATTTGGACGCTTCTCAACTTGAGGAGCTTGTCGAGCCTCCTGAGCTGGATACTGCCCCAACCTCAACACCTGCTGCATCCAACGCCGCTGCAGCCCCTTCTCAACCCGCAATTACCGCATCATCGTCGACTTCCGCCCCCGTTGAGTCTGGATCCCAACAATACAACCACCAGCCATCTTATGACGCCACCGCGCCTTATCAGCAAGGCCAACAGGACAGCAACTTTAGCCAGCAGCAAGACGGTCAGGATAGAATCAAACCCAGTGATATGCCTGATGAGGG GAAGATGTTCATTGGCGGTCTCAACTGGGAAACCACTGAAG CGGGCCTCTCTGAGTACATGGGGCAGTTTGGTGAAATTGATGCTTGTACCATCATGCGTGATCCTTCCGGCCGTTCAAGAGGTTTTGCATTTTTGACTTACAGGGACCCCGCCAGTGTCACCAAGGTGATGGCGCAGACTCATCACCTCGATGGTAAGCAA ATCGATCCCAAACGTGCCATTCCCCGTGCCGAGCATGAACGTACCGCCAAGGTCTTTGTTGGCGGTCTTGCTCCATCCGTTACCGGTGAAtccctcaaatccttcctctgccaaTTTGGTCAGGTGATGGATGCCACCGTTATGTTTGATAAGGAGACTGGCAGATCTAAAGGTTTTGCATTTGCTACATTccaagatgaagagtcTGTAGGCAGGGCTATGGCTGCTAGCGGTGTTGAGCTCGAGGGCAAGCAG ATTGAAATCAAGAAAGCTCAGCCAAGAGGTACCGCTCAAGGATCCAAATTTGGAGCTAACATGAACCCTCGTTTTAACCAAGGTACGGGATTCAATGGCGGTATGGGCGGTTTTGGCGGTGGCTTCGACCCTAGTTCGGTGGCGCTGATGTATCAGAATATGATGAAAACCGGAG GCAACATGATGGGCGGCTTCGACCCCAGCGCCATGGCCATGATGTACCAAAATATGATGAAATCCATGGGCAACGCTCCAGCTATTAATCCCAGCCTTGCTATGCGCAACAATGCTGGCGGTGCCGCTGCCGGTGGTGCTGTAGGAGGGGCCATGCCGATGGGCATGGGTATGCCTGGCATGGGCGGTATGGGGGCTTTGGGAGGTATGGGAGGTATGGGCGGTATGGGCGGTATGGGAATGGGTGGTATGGGAATGGGCGGAATGGGCATGGGCGGAATGGGTGGAATGGGTATGGGAGGCGGGATGAATCGC ATGGGTAACAACCGACAAATCCCCAACGCTCCTCGCGGCCCTGCAGCGATGCGCGGACCAGGACAACAGCCCATGGGCGGCGCTGTAAATGCTCCTCAAGGTGGTGGGCCCGGAGCGCAGAGATATTCGACACAAGGGAACGCGAGGGCAAGACCGTATTAA